A stretch of Lactuca sativa cultivar Salinas chromosome 6, Lsat_Salinas_v11, whole genome shotgun sequence DNA encodes these proteins:
- the LOC111897756 gene encoding uncharacterized protein LOC111897756: MKSISGRRLGFPIQFRPVLTDIPSINNHHYRNALCLLSVQICHLAKVFRNPWKIAREINQKNGDGERSTSLSRYRQKPKACVKRVKGDQSGEKHSNSQIFKLLNLLMFPMMLVLLGDRMLTGLSMILDIWKVLRLVLRERMNPISLGHSIPRPRLWLSF, translated from the exons ATGAAGTCGATTTCTGGCCGGCGATTAGGCTTTCCAATTCAGTTCCGGCCGGTTCTCACGGATATCCCCTCTATCAATAATCATCATTACAGGAACGCTTTATGTCTACTTTCTGTACAGATATGCCACCTAGCAAAGGTCTTTAGAAACCCTTGGAAAATTGCACGAGAGATCAACCAG AAGAACGGAGATGGGGAAAGGTCTACCTCTCTATCTAGATATCGCCAAAAACCAAAG GCGTGTGTAAAAAGGGTGAAGGGAGATCAAAGCGGAGAAAAGCATTCAAATAG CCAGATATTCAAGCTATTAAACTTACTCATGTTTCCAATGATGTTGGTGTTACTGGGAGACCGAATGTTGACTGGTTTGAGCATGATTCTGGACATCTGGAAGGTTCTGCGATTGGTTTTAAGGGAGAGGATGAACCCAATTTCATTGGGTCATTCTATTCCAAGACCAAGGCTATG GTTGAGCTTTTGA